The genomic DNA GAGACACAGACGCCCACAACCTCTAGGACTTTCTTTTTAAGATCCTTGCCCATCAAGGAATCGCTTTTCATATTGGCAACCTTTATTATTTGGTCCAAGCTGAGGTCGCCAACTTTGCTCTTATTAGGTGTTCCTGACCCTTTCTCTGCTCCTATTTCTTTGAGCAAAAGCTGTGAAGTTGGAGGCGTTCCCACTTTAATGTCGAAGCTCTTGGTCTTAGGATCAATAATGACCTTGACCGG from Methanomassiliicoccales archaeon includes the following:
- a CDS encoding 50S ribosomal protein L11: MADTIEVLVDGGKATPGPPLGPALGPMGVNVVQVVAKINEKTKSFEGMKVPVKVIIDPKTKSFDIKVGTPPTSQLLLKEIGAEKGSGTPNKSKVGDLSLDQIIKVANMKSDSLMGKDLKKKVLEVVGVCVSTGISIEGKDAKVMQKEIREGKWDAKLSA